In Gossypium arboreum isolate Shixiya-1 chromosome 5, ASM2569848v2, whole genome shotgun sequence, a single genomic region encodes these proteins:
- the LOC108488245 gene encoding multiple organellar RNA editing factor 9, chloroplastic-like, giving the protein TLPLSFYPQSPFFQLTPPSTLGLNSLTAPTPPPPPRTIKAAVLDSDYSPKRSSSNEPRETIMLPGCDYNHWLIVMEFPKDPAPTREQMIDTYLNTLATVLGSMEEAKNMNAFSTTTYTGFQCTVLEETSEKFKGDKYINGEIIPCKYPTYQPKPRKDSRSVSKRYERRKDGPPAGQYRPKQAASPSESSS; this is encoded by the exons ACCCTCCCTCTTTCCTTTTACCCACAAAGCCCTTTCTTCCAACTCACTCCCCCTTCTACTCTGGGACTCAACTCACTGACTGCACCaactcctcctcctcctcctcgtACTATCAAAGCTGCAGTACTTGACAGTGACTATTCACCCAAGAGAAGCAGCAGCAATGAACCCAGGGAAACGATAATGTTACCCGGCTGTGATTATAATCATTGGCTTATTGTTATGGAGTTCCCTAAAGACCCTGCTCCTACTAGAGAACAAATGATTGACACTTACCTCAACACTCTTGCCACTGTTCTTGGCAG CATGGAAGAAGCGAAGAACATGAACGCGTTTAGCACCACTACATATACTGGATTCCAATGCACGGTATTGGAAGAAACCTCGGAAAAGTTCAAAG GTGATAAATATATCAACGGAGAAATAATTCCCTGCAAATACCCTACTTACCAACCAAAACCTAGAAAAGACTCAAGATCCGTGAGCAAACGATACGAGAGACGAAAAGACGGTCCACCTGCTGGACAATACAGACCAAAGCAAGCAGCGAGTCCATCGGAATCATCATCTTAA
- the LOC108488610 gene encoding uncharacterized protein LOC108488610, with translation MAHFITTQKPIKFLHVFLTLVSLISPLLSSSPPPPSIHDLLLSRGLPKGLLPKEVKSYTLSDNGTLEVFLDEPCLTKYENRVFFDSVVRANLSYGSLIGVVGLSQEELFLWLPVKDIIVDDPKSGLILFDIGLAYKQLSLSLFEEPPNCKPQGILRNQVRKQKGFEALR, from the exons atggcacatttcattACCACCCAAAAACCCATAAAATTCCTTCATGTTTTCCTCACCTTAGTTTCTTTGATTTCACCCTTACTTTCGTCTTCACCGCCACCGCCTTCAATCCATGATCTCCTCCTTTCTAGAGGCTTGCCCAAAGGGTTACTCCCAAAGGAAGTGAAATCGTACACACTTTCCGATAATGGAACACTCGAGGTGTTCCTCGACGAGCCTTGCTTGACCAAGTATGAGAATAGGGTTTTTTTCGACAGTGTTGTGAGGGCTAACCTTAGCTATGGTAGTCTCATTGGTGTGGTTGGTTTAAGCCAAGAAGAGTTATTCCTTTGGTTGCCTGTCAAAGACATCATCGTTGATGACCCTAAATCTGGTCTCATTTTGTTTGACATTGGTCTTGCTTATAAACAGCTTTCTTTGTCTCTCTTTGAAGAACCTCCTAACTGTAAACCTCAAG GAATATTGAGGAATCAAGTGAGGAAGCAGAAAGGGTTTGAGGCTTTGAGATAA